From a single Salmo salar chromosome ssa22, Ssal_v3.1, whole genome shotgun sequence genomic region:
- the sfi1 gene encoding protein SFI1 homolog isoform X2 — MTSRGRGTQKSNLTGAKITSRKVISCYKVGYTWNRGGRLKELRIRSHHRRVVLQRAQGGWKDEWWTARREWSLTVRAECHYRYYLYNQVFHGWQRFVSLQKEERRIFQKATCFAERWCQRVAWDSWEVYIEMRRMKHRMQESALQFRKLTALRWMWTVWQTGLQRRYDACVMEDQALQHWALTLQGRAWLQWREVYMLACSWRERESKASLHYIHGMQRKALCGWISYVHLRQAKRKPQDVAVRAWQLQLVRRYWFVWKSGLQSRQREVDRGQASYRLAQRSTQRRALERWRHYRRMCMQESERDQAASQHQHRHLLLTGLRSLTLNVTRSKTYRLNKNIAVQHHHHTVTCRYWRLWQQRLEEAEDQGLQMQMQMALTCHSISLQRNFLRHWREQLVEHRHLQGLERRAEAWFADHIFPQCLDSWVEFTCQRRQHRERTEMAQLHNQQHQYTWAFYTWWGRSEERKEQRLAERMALLHEERSCLMRAWDHWQRRARQQQEEREKQRASDILYHRTLVHNTLSQWKDNVTVIRDRRKREEQAGRHGDVRCVRRALSGWSEYVQHRTEKNSRLDQMDSYYEHRLLKHTLQAWKEHLLQRQQVYEHVEELYSRHQKHFLRRILCVWKENVALLAAASSREKRAENHYQHCVQVKVLLGWRKATSCAVSNRHQQREAVSKAQTHMDKVRQESTFRRWRERSREVVEDSIGMEKAKRHHHHSLLCRTFRSWTMYQQQQQSYKVMKGRGHLLLRQKTCQLFFARWKIVLQHRRREAEQTELALWHWSLSLQAKVLEAWRLWVTEQNRKQERLAQAAQFYRDQLLREGVAHVLTYAAHMGSFSTNIALHSQEQSLRRLQRVVLRCAMQWKQRALSGPHRARLPRATAVSPKKSVTFCLPSPDPECRTHSCTQTQSGIVEQRAGDGILNHLVAVRASRLQPRRPRDLLDSPVKELLPPTAPLHQRPSPLPHQIKVPVTANLHPAAASLPISPIRSHPAPHLSFPTAPHHGSLGQELLLPPSSFMATHTKVRQPSGSWESDSSLLPLNEFSTLHQQPESDGEDVLTEEESVDPTLAWTRELLNIRLDMQRFQQDRKLLQAWRRLEGVLRSWLQTSGSEGETEESNTIRKELEQLEERIGRLSAELAEQKPVMILHAARIHRIESVLLQSSTGQGLGQAILSRPPELQLITPH, encoded by the exons ATGACTTCCAGAGGTAGAGGAACCCAAAAGTCAAATTTAACTGGTGCAAAAATAACTTCACGCAAGGTTATATCTTGTTATAAAGTCGGATACACCTGGAACCGAGGTGGAAGACTCAAGGAGTTGAGAATAAG GTCTCACCATCGCAGAGTGGTGCTACAGCGGGCTCAGGGGGGCTGGAAGGATGAGTGGTGGACAGCCAGGAGGGAGTGGAGCCTCACAGTGAGGGCAGAGTGCCATTACAG GTATTATCTGTATAACCAGGTGTTCCATGGCTGGCAGAGGTTTGTGTCTTtacagaaggaggagaggaggatattcCAAAAAGCAACATGTTTTG CTGAGAGGTGGTGTCAGCGTGTGGCCTGGGACAGCTGGGAAGTGTACATCGAGATGAGGAGGATGAAACACAGGATGCAAGAATCTGCTCTTCAGTTCCGGAAACTCACAGCTCTACG TTGGATGTGGACTGTGTGGCAGACTGGGCTGCAGAGGAGATATGATGCCTGTGTTATGGAGGACCAAGCACTGCAGCACTGGGCTCTGACGCTACAGGGCAGA GCATGGCTTCAGTGGAGAGAAGTGTACATGCTCGCCTgtagttggagagagagggagtccaaGGCTTCACTGCACTACATTCATGGGATGCAAAGAAAGGCACTTTGTGGCTGGATCAGCTATGTTCACCTCCGCCAAGCTAAGAGGAAACCACAAG ATGTTGCAGTGCGAGCCTGGCAACTCCAGTTGGTCAGGAGGTATTGGTTTGTGTGGAAAAGTGGActacagagcagacagagagaggtggacagAGGGCAGGCTTCTTATAGACTGGCACAACGCAGCACACAGCGCAGGGCACTGGAGCGCTGGAGACACT ACAGGAGGATGTGCATGCAGGAGTCTGAAAGAGACCAGGCTGCAAGTCAACACCAACACCGCCATCTACTG CTCACTGGATTGAGAAGTCTGACCCTCAATGTCACTCGGAGCAAAACTTATCGTCTCAACAAGAACATCGCTGTCCAGCATCATCATCACACT gTAACATGCAGATATTGGAGACTCTGGCAGCAACGTCTTGAGGAAGCTGAAGATCAGGGACTTCAGATGCAGATGCAGATGGCACTGACCtgccacag TATTTCACTGCAGAGGAATTTCTTGCGCCACTGGAGAGAGCAGCTTGTTGAGCACAGACACTTGCAG GGGCTGGAGCGTCGTGCTGAGGCCTGGTTTGCTGACCACATCTTTCCACAGTGTCTTGACTCATGGGTTGAGTTTACCTGCCAGAGGAGACAGCatagggagaggacagagatggCACAACTCCATAATCA GCAGCATCAGTACACTTGGGCCTTCTATACCTGGTGGGGAcgttcagaggagaggaaggagcagagacTGGCTGAGAGGATG GCCTTGCTGCATGAGGAGAGGTCGTGTTTGATGAGAGCCTGGGACCACTGGCAGCGGAGGGCGAGGCAacaacaggaggagagggagaagcagagagccTCTGACATACTGTACCACCGTACTCTAGTCCACAACACACTCAGCCAGTGGAAGGACAATGTCACTGTGATCCGGGACAG GCGAAAACGAGAGGAGCAGGCAGGTCGACATGGTGATGTGCGTTGTGTGAGACGCGCCCTGAGTGGCTGGAGTGAG TATGTCCAgcacagaacagagaagaacagcAGGCTGGATCAGATGGACAGTTACTATGAACACAGACTTCTCAAACACACTTTACAGGCCTGGAAG GAGCATCTCCTCCAAAGACAGCAGGTCTATGAGCATGTAGAGGAGCTCTACAGTCGACATCAGAAACACTTCCTCAG GAGGATTCTGTGTGTGTGGAAGGAGAATGTAGCCCTGTTggcagcagccagcagcagagagaagagagcagagaaccACTACCAGCACTGCGTTCAGGTTAAG GTGCTGTTAGGATGGAGGAAAGCCACATCTTGTGCAGTGTCAAACCGTCACCagcagagagaggcagtgagcAAGGCTCAGACTCACATGGATAAAG TGCGGCAGGAGTCGACTTTCAGGAGATGGAGGGAGCGAAGCAGAGAGGTTGTGGAGGACAGTATAGGCATGGAGAAAGCCAAAaggcaccaccaccactcacttcTCTGCAGAACATTCAGATCATGGACTATGTACCAGCAGCAACAGCAGAGCTACAAG GTGATGAAAGGGAGAGGCCACTTGCTGCTGAGACAGAAGACATGCCAGCTCTTCTTTGCACGCTGGAAAATTGTG CTACAGCACAGAAGGAGAGAGGCTGAGCAGACAGAACTGGCCCTCTGGCATTGGTCCCTCAGTCTGCAGGCCAAG GTGCTGGAGGCCTGGAGGCTGTGGgtcacagagcagaacagaaagcAGGAAAGGCTGGCCCAGGCTGCCCAGTTCTATAGAGATCAGCTGCTGAGGGAAGGAGTGGCCCACGTCCTCACATACGCCGCTCACATGGGCAGCTTCAGCACCAACATAGCACTGCACAGCcaggagcag AGCTTGCGgcgtctccagagggtggtgctgcGTTGTGCCATGCAGTGGAAACAGCGGGCCCTGAGTGGACCACACAGGGCGAGACTGCCTAGAGCGACAGCAGTGTCCCCCAAGAAGAGTGTGACCTTCTGTTTACCCAGCCCTGACCCAGAGTGCCGCACCCACAGCTGTACACAGACCCAGAGTGGCATAGTGGAGCAGAGAGCAGGAGACGGCATCCTCAACCACCT GGTGGCGGTGCGTGCTTCTAGACTGCAGCCACGGCGGCCTAGAGATCTGCTTGACTCCCCGGTCAAAGAGCTGCTCCCACCTACAGCTCCTCTACATCAAAGACCCAGTCCTCTTCCACATCAAATAAAGGTCCCAGTGACAGCGAACCTTCACCCTGCTGCagcctccctccccatctctcccataCGGTCACACCCAGCTCCCCATCTCAGTTTCCCAACAGCCCCACATCATGGATCACTAGGCCAGGAATTACTCCTGCCCCCCTCCTCATTCATGGCCACCCACACTAAG GTGAGGCAGCCTAGTGGCTCATGGGAAAGTGACTCCTCACTACTGCCCCTCAATGAGTTCTCCACCCTCCATCAACAGCCAGAGTCTGATGGAGAAGATGTGTTAACTGAGGAGGAGAGTGTGGATCCCACTTTAGCCTGGACCAGAGAGCTGCTCAACATCCGCCTGGACATGCAGCGCTTCCAACAGGACCGCAAGCTACTTCA ggcgtgGCGAAGACTTGAAGGAGTGTTGAGAAGCTGGCTGCAGACGAGTGGAAGTGAGGGAGAAACTGAGGAGAGTAATACAATCCGCAAAGAGTTGGAGCAG CTGGAGGAGCGTATTGGCAGGCTGTCTGCTGAGCTGGCAGAGCAAAAGCCTGTGATGATCCTCCACGCTGCCAGGATCCACAGGATAGAGAGTGTTCTCCTCCAAAGCAGCACAGGACAGGGTCTGGGACAGGCCATTCTCAGTAGGCCTCCAGAGCTACAGCTCATCACTCCACACTAG
- the sfi1 gene encoding protein SFI1 homolog isoform X3 — MTSRGRGTQKSNLTGAKITSRKVISCYKVGYTWNRGGRLKELRIRHLARKFLKLWMQKTFGRVHPYKARSHHRRVVLQRAQGGWKDEWWTARREWSLTVRAECHYRYYLYNQVFHGWQRFVSLQKEERRIFQKATCFAERWCQRVAWDSWEVYIEMRRMKHRMQESALQFRKLTALRWMWTVWQTGLQRRYDACVMEDQALQHWALTLQGRAWLQWREVYMLACSWRERESKASLHYIHGMQRKALCGWISYVHLRQAKRKPQDVAVRAWQLQLVRRYWFVWKSGLQSRQREVDRGQASYRLAQRSTQRRALERWRHYRRMCMQESERDQAASQHQHRHLLLTGLRSLTLNVTRSKTYRLNKNIAVQHHHHTVTCRYWRLWQQRLEEAEDQGLQMQMQMALTCHSISLQRNFLRHWREQLVEHRHLQGLERRAEAWFADHIFPQCLDSWVEFTCQRRQHRERTEMAQLHNQQHQYTWAFYTWWGRSEERKEQRLAERMALLHEERSCLMRAWDHWQRRARQQQEEREKQRASDILYHRTLVHNTLSQWKDNVTVIRDRRKREEQAGRHGDVRCVRRALSGWSEYVQHRTEKNSRLDQMDSYYEHRLLKHTLQAWKEHLLQRQQVYEHVEELYSRHQKHFLRRILCVWKENVALLAAASSREKRAENHYQHCVQVKVLLGWRKATSCAVSNRHQQREAVSKAQTHMDKVRQESTFRRWRERSREVVEDSIGMEKAKRHHHHSLLCRTFRSWTMYQQQQQSYKVMKGRGHLLLRQKTCQLFFARWKIVLQHRRREAEQTELALWHWSLSLQAKVLEAWRLWVTEQNRKQERLAQAAQFYRDQLLREGVAHVLTYAAHMGSFSTNIALHSQEQSLRRLQRVVLRCAMQWKQRALSGPHRARLPRATAVSPKKSVTFCLPSPDPECRTHSCTQTQSGIVEQRAGDGILNHLVAVRASRLQPRRPRDLLDSPVKELLPPTAPLHQRPSPLPHQIKVPVTANLHPAAASLPISPIRSHPAPHLSFPTAPHHGSLGQELLLPPSSFMATHTKPESDGEDVLTEEESVDPTLAWTRELLNIRLDMQRFQQDRKLLQAWRRLEGVLRSWLQTSGSEGETEESNTIRKELEQLEERIGRLSAELAEQKPVMILHAARIHRIESVLLQSSTGQGLGQAILSRPPELQLITPH, encoded by the exons ATGACTTCCAGAGGTAGAGGAACCCAAAAGTCAAATTTAACTGGTGCAAAAATAACTTCACGCAAGGTTATATCTTGTTATAAAGTCGGATACACCTGGAACCGAGGTGGAAGACTCAAGGAGTTGAGAATAAG GCACCTTGCACGGAAGTTTCTCAAACTATGGATGCAGAAGACCTTTGGACGTGTTCATCCTTACAAAGCCAG GTCTCACCATCGCAGAGTGGTGCTACAGCGGGCTCAGGGGGGCTGGAAGGATGAGTGGTGGACAGCCAGGAGGGAGTGGAGCCTCACAGTGAGGGCAGAGTGCCATTACAG GTATTATCTGTATAACCAGGTGTTCCATGGCTGGCAGAGGTTTGTGTCTTtacagaaggaggagaggaggatattcCAAAAAGCAACATGTTTTG CTGAGAGGTGGTGTCAGCGTGTGGCCTGGGACAGCTGGGAAGTGTACATCGAGATGAGGAGGATGAAACACAGGATGCAAGAATCTGCTCTTCAGTTCCGGAAACTCACAGCTCTACG TTGGATGTGGACTGTGTGGCAGACTGGGCTGCAGAGGAGATATGATGCCTGTGTTATGGAGGACCAAGCACTGCAGCACTGGGCTCTGACGCTACAGGGCAGA GCATGGCTTCAGTGGAGAGAAGTGTACATGCTCGCCTgtagttggagagagagggagtccaaGGCTTCACTGCACTACATTCATGGGATGCAAAGAAAGGCACTTTGTGGCTGGATCAGCTATGTTCACCTCCGCCAAGCTAAGAGGAAACCACAAG ATGTTGCAGTGCGAGCCTGGCAACTCCAGTTGGTCAGGAGGTATTGGTTTGTGTGGAAAAGTGGActacagagcagacagagagaggtggacagAGGGCAGGCTTCTTATAGACTGGCACAACGCAGCACACAGCGCAGGGCACTGGAGCGCTGGAGACACT ACAGGAGGATGTGCATGCAGGAGTCTGAAAGAGACCAGGCTGCAAGTCAACACCAACACCGCCATCTACTG CTCACTGGATTGAGAAGTCTGACCCTCAATGTCACTCGGAGCAAAACTTATCGTCTCAACAAGAACATCGCTGTCCAGCATCATCATCACACT gTAACATGCAGATATTGGAGACTCTGGCAGCAACGTCTTGAGGAAGCTGAAGATCAGGGACTTCAGATGCAGATGCAGATGGCACTGACCtgccacag TATTTCACTGCAGAGGAATTTCTTGCGCCACTGGAGAGAGCAGCTTGTTGAGCACAGACACTTGCAG GGGCTGGAGCGTCGTGCTGAGGCCTGGTTTGCTGACCACATCTTTCCACAGTGTCTTGACTCATGGGTTGAGTTTACCTGCCAGAGGAGACAGCatagggagaggacagagatggCACAACTCCATAATCA GCAGCATCAGTACACTTGGGCCTTCTATACCTGGTGGGGAcgttcagaggagaggaaggagcagagacTGGCTGAGAGGATG GCCTTGCTGCATGAGGAGAGGTCGTGTTTGATGAGAGCCTGGGACCACTGGCAGCGGAGGGCGAGGCAacaacaggaggagagggagaagcagagagccTCTGACATACTGTACCACCGTACTCTAGTCCACAACACACTCAGCCAGTGGAAGGACAATGTCACTGTGATCCGGGACAG GCGAAAACGAGAGGAGCAGGCAGGTCGACATGGTGATGTGCGTTGTGTGAGACGCGCCCTGAGTGGCTGGAGTGAG TATGTCCAgcacagaacagagaagaacagcAGGCTGGATCAGATGGACAGTTACTATGAACACAGACTTCTCAAACACACTTTACAGGCCTGGAAG GAGCATCTCCTCCAAAGACAGCAGGTCTATGAGCATGTAGAGGAGCTCTACAGTCGACATCAGAAACACTTCCTCAG GAGGATTCTGTGTGTGTGGAAGGAGAATGTAGCCCTGTTggcagcagccagcagcagagagaagagagcagagaaccACTACCAGCACTGCGTTCAGGTTAAG GTGCTGTTAGGATGGAGGAAAGCCACATCTTGTGCAGTGTCAAACCGTCACCagcagagagaggcagtgagcAAGGCTCAGACTCACATGGATAAAG TGCGGCAGGAGTCGACTTTCAGGAGATGGAGGGAGCGAAGCAGAGAGGTTGTGGAGGACAGTATAGGCATGGAGAAAGCCAAAaggcaccaccaccactcacttcTCTGCAGAACATTCAGATCATGGACTATGTACCAGCAGCAACAGCAGAGCTACAAG GTGATGAAAGGGAGAGGCCACTTGCTGCTGAGACAGAAGACATGCCAGCTCTTCTTTGCACGCTGGAAAATTGTG CTACAGCACAGAAGGAGAGAGGCTGAGCAGACAGAACTGGCCCTCTGGCATTGGTCCCTCAGTCTGCAGGCCAAG GTGCTGGAGGCCTGGAGGCTGTGGgtcacagagcagaacagaaagcAGGAAAGGCTGGCCCAGGCTGCCCAGTTCTATAGAGATCAGCTGCTGAGGGAAGGAGTGGCCCACGTCCTCACATACGCCGCTCACATGGGCAGCTTCAGCACCAACATAGCACTGCACAGCcaggagcag AGCTTGCGgcgtctccagagggtggtgctgcGTTGTGCCATGCAGTGGAAACAGCGGGCCCTGAGTGGACCACACAGGGCGAGACTGCCTAGAGCGACAGCAGTGTCCCCCAAGAAGAGTGTGACCTTCTGTTTACCCAGCCCTGACCCAGAGTGCCGCACCCACAGCTGTACACAGACCCAGAGTGGCATAGTGGAGCAGAGAGCAGGAGACGGCATCCTCAACCACCT GGTGGCGGTGCGTGCTTCTAGACTGCAGCCACGGCGGCCTAGAGATCTGCTTGACTCCCCGGTCAAAGAGCTGCTCCCACCTACAGCTCCTCTACATCAAAGACCCAGTCCTCTTCCACATCAAATAAAGGTCCCAGTGACAGCGAACCTTCACCCTGCTGCagcctccctccccatctctcccataCGGTCACACCCAGCTCCCCATCTCAGTTTCCCAACAGCCCCACATCATGGATCACTAGGCCAGGAATTACTCCTGCCCCCCTCCTCATTCATGGCCACCCACACTAAG CCAGAGTCTGATGGAGAAGATGTGTTAACTGAGGAGGAGAGTGTGGATCCCACTTTAGCCTGGACCAGAGAGCTGCTCAACATCCGCCTGGACATGCAGCGCTTCCAACAGGACCGCAAGCTACTTCA ggcgtgGCGAAGACTTGAAGGAGTGTTGAGAAGCTGGCTGCAGACGAGTGGAAGTGAGGGAGAAACTGAGGAGAGTAATACAATCCGCAAAGAGTTGGAGCAG CTGGAGGAGCGTATTGGCAGGCTGTCTGCTGAGCTGGCAGAGCAAAAGCCTGTGATGATCCTCCACGCTGCCAGGATCCACAGGATAGAGAGTGTTCTCCTCCAAAGCAGCACAGGACAGGGTCTGGGACAGGCCATTCTCAGTAGGCCTCCAGAGCTACAGCTCATCACTCCACACTAG
- the sfi1 gene encoding protein SFI1 homolog isoform X1: MTSRGRGTQKSNLTGAKITSRKVISCYKVGYTWNRGGRLKELRIRHLARKFLKLWMQKTFGRVHPYKARSHHRRVVLQRAQGGWKDEWWTARREWSLTVRAECHYRYYLYNQVFHGWQRFVSLQKEERRIFQKATCFAERWCQRVAWDSWEVYIEMRRMKHRMQESALQFRKLTALRWMWTVWQTGLQRRYDACVMEDQALQHWALTLQGRAWLQWREVYMLACSWRERESKASLHYIHGMQRKALCGWISYVHLRQAKRKPQDVAVRAWQLQLVRRYWFVWKSGLQSRQREVDRGQASYRLAQRSTQRRALERWRHYRRMCMQESERDQAASQHQHRHLLLTGLRSLTLNVTRSKTYRLNKNIAVQHHHHTVTCRYWRLWQQRLEEAEDQGLQMQMQMALTCHSISLQRNFLRHWREQLVEHRHLQGLERRAEAWFADHIFPQCLDSWVEFTCQRRQHRERTEMAQLHNQQHQYTWAFYTWWGRSEERKEQRLAERMALLHEERSCLMRAWDHWQRRARQQQEEREKQRASDILYHRTLVHNTLSQWKDNVTVIRDRRKREEQAGRHGDVRCVRRALSGWSEYVQHRTEKNSRLDQMDSYYEHRLLKHTLQAWKEHLLQRQQVYEHVEELYSRHQKHFLRRILCVWKENVALLAAASSREKRAENHYQHCVQVKVLLGWRKATSCAVSNRHQQREAVSKAQTHMDKVRQESTFRRWRERSREVVEDSIGMEKAKRHHHHSLLCRTFRSWTMYQQQQQSYKVMKGRGHLLLRQKTCQLFFARWKIVLQHRRREAEQTELALWHWSLSLQAKVLEAWRLWVTEQNRKQERLAQAAQFYRDQLLREGVAHVLTYAAHMGSFSTNIALHSQEQSLRRLQRVVLRCAMQWKQRALSGPHRARLPRATAVSPKKSVTFCLPSPDPECRTHSCTQTQSGIVEQRAGDGILNHLVAVRASRLQPRRPRDLLDSPVKELLPPTAPLHQRPSPLPHQIKVPVTANLHPAAASLPISPIRSHPAPHLSFPTAPHHGSLGQELLLPPSSFMATHTKVRQPSGSWESDSSLLPLNEFSTLHQQPESDGEDVLTEEESVDPTLAWTRELLNIRLDMQRFQQDRKLLQAWRRLEGVLRSWLQTSGSEGETEESNTIRKELEQLEERIGRLSAELAEQKPVMILHAARIHRIESVLLQSSTGQGLGQAILSRPPELQLITPH; the protein is encoded by the exons ATGACTTCCAGAGGTAGAGGAACCCAAAAGTCAAATTTAACTGGTGCAAAAATAACTTCACGCAAGGTTATATCTTGTTATAAAGTCGGATACACCTGGAACCGAGGTGGAAGACTCAAGGAGTTGAGAATAAG GCACCTTGCACGGAAGTTTCTCAAACTATGGATGCAGAAGACCTTTGGACGTGTTCATCCTTACAAAGCCAG GTCTCACCATCGCAGAGTGGTGCTACAGCGGGCTCAGGGGGGCTGGAAGGATGAGTGGTGGACAGCCAGGAGGGAGTGGAGCCTCACAGTGAGGGCAGAGTGCCATTACAG GTATTATCTGTATAACCAGGTGTTCCATGGCTGGCAGAGGTTTGTGTCTTtacagaaggaggagaggaggatattcCAAAAAGCAACATGTTTTG CTGAGAGGTGGTGTCAGCGTGTGGCCTGGGACAGCTGGGAAGTGTACATCGAGATGAGGAGGATGAAACACAGGATGCAAGAATCTGCTCTTCAGTTCCGGAAACTCACAGCTCTACG TTGGATGTGGACTGTGTGGCAGACTGGGCTGCAGAGGAGATATGATGCCTGTGTTATGGAGGACCAAGCACTGCAGCACTGGGCTCTGACGCTACAGGGCAGA GCATGGCTTCAGTGGAGAGAAGTGTACATGCTCGCCTgtagttggagagagagggagtccaaGGCTTCACTGCACTACATTCATGGGATGCAAAGAAAGGCACTTTGTGGCTGGATCAGCTATGTTCACCTCCGCCAAGCTAAGAGGAAACCACAAG ATGTTGCAGTGCGAGCCTGGCAACTCCAGTTGGTCAGGAGGTATTGGTTTGTGTGGAAAAGTGGActacagagcagacagagagaggtggacagAGGGCAGGCTTCTTATAGACTGGCACAACGCAGCACACAGCGCAGGGCACTGGAGCGCTGGAGACACT ACAGGAGGATGTGCATGCAGGAGTCTGAAAGAGACCAGGCTGCAAGTCAACACCAACACCGCCATCTACTG CTCACTGGATTGAGAAGTCTGACCCTCAATGTCACTCGGAGCAAAACTTATCGTCTCAACAAGAACATCGCTGTCCAGCATCATCATCACACT gTAACATGCAGATATTGGAGACTCTGGCAGCAACGTCTTGAGGAAGCTGAAGATCAGGGACTTCAGATGCAGATGCAGATGGCACTGACCtgccacag TATTTCACTGCAGAGGAATTTCTTGCGCCACTGGAGAGAGCAGCTTGTTGAGCACAGACACTTGCAG GGGCTGGAGCGTCGTGCTGAGGCCTGGTTTGCTGACCACATCTTTCCACAGTGTCTTGACTCATGGGTTGAGTTTACCTGCCAGAGGAGACAGCatagggagaggacagagatggCACAACTCCATAATCA GCAGCATCAGTACACTTGGGCCTTCTATACCTGGTGGGGAcgttcagaggagaggaaggagcagagacTGGCTGAGAGGATG GCCTTGCTGCATGAGGAGAGGTCGTGTTTGATGAGAGCCTGGGACCACTGGCAGCGGAGGGCGAGGCAacaacaggaggagagggagaagcagagagccTCTGACATACTGTACCACCGTACTCTAGTCCACAACACACTCAGCCAGTGGAAGGACAATGTCACTGTGATCCGGGACAG GCGAAAACGAGAGGAGCAGGCAGGTCGACATGGTGATGTGCGTTGTGTGAGACGCGCCCTGAGTGGCTGGAGTGAG TATGTCCAgcacagaacagagaagaacagcAGGCTGGATCAGATGGACAGTTACTATGAACACAGACTTCTCAAACACACTTTACAGGCCTGGAAG GAGCATCTCCTCCAAAGACAGCAGGTCTATGAGCATGTAGAGGAGCTCTACAGTCGACATCAGAAACACTTCCTCAG GAGGATTCTGTGTGTGTGGAAGGAGAATGTAGCCCTGTTggcagcagccagcagcagagagaagagagcagagaaccACTACCAGCACTGCGTTCAGGTTAAG GTGCTGTTAGGATGGAGGAAAGCCACATCTTGTGCAGTGTCAAACCGTCACCagcagagagaggcagtgagcAAGGCTCAGACTCACATGGATAAAG TGCGGCAGGAGTCGACTTTCAGGAGATGGAGGGAGCGAAGCAGAGAGGTTGTGGAGGACAGTATAGGCATGGAGAAAGCCAAAaggcaccaccaccactcacttcTCTGCAGAACATTCAGATCATGGACTATGTACCAGCAGCAACAGCAGAGCTACAAG GTGATGAAAGGGAGAGGCCACTTGCTGCTGAGACAGAAGACATGCCAGCTCTTCTTTGCACGCTGGAAAATTGTG CTACAGCACAGAAGGAGAGAGGCTGAGCAGACAGAACTGGCCCTCTGGCATTGGTCCCTCAGTCTGCAGGCCAAG GTGCTGGAGGCCTGGAGGCTGTGGgtcacagagcagaacagaaagcAGGAAAGGCTGGCCCAGGCTGCCCAGTTCTATAGAGATCAGCTGCTGAGGGAAGGAGTGGCCCACGTCCTCACATACGCCGCTCACATGGGCAGCTTCAGCACCAACATAGCACTGCACAGCcaggagcag AGCTTGCGgcgtctccagagggtggtgctgcGTTGTGCCATGCAGTGGAAACAGCGGGCCCTGAGTGGACCACACAGGGCGAGACTGCCTAGAGCGACAGCAGTGTCCCCCAAGAAGAGTGTGACCTTCTGTTTACCCAGCCCTGACCCAGAGTGCCGCACCCACAGCTGTACACAGACCCAGAGTGGCATAGTGGAGCAGAGAGCAGGAGACGGCATCCTCAACCACCT GGTGGCGGTGCGTGCTTCTAGACTGCAGCCACGGCGGCCTAGAGATCTGCTTGACTCCCCGGTCAAAGAGCTGCTCCCACCTACAGCTCCTCTACATCAAAGACCCAGTCCTCTTCCACATCAAATAAAGGTCCCAGTGACAGCGAACCTTCACCCTGCTGCagcctccctccccatctctcccataCGGTCACACCCAGCTCCCCATCTCAGTTTCCCAACAGCCCCACATCATGGATCACTAGGCCAGGAATTACTCCTGCCCCCCTCCTCATTCATGGCCACCCACACTAAG GTGAGGCAGCCTAGTGGCTCATGGGAAAGTGACTCCTCACTACTGCCCCTCAATGAGTTCTCCACCCTCCATCAACAGCCAGAGTCTGATGGAGAAGATGTGTTAACTGAGGAGGAGAGTGTGGATCCCACTTTAGCCTGGACCAGAGAGCTGCTCAACATCCGCCTGGACATGCAGCGCTTCCAACAGGACCGCAAGCTACTTCA ggcgtgGCGAAGACTTGAAGGAGTGTTGAGAAGCTGGCTGCAGACGAGTGGAAGTGAGGGAGAAACTGAGGAGAGTAATACAATCCGCAAAGAGTTGGAGCAG CTGGAGGAGCGTATTGGCAGGCTGTCTGCTGAGCTGGCAGAGCAAAAGCCTGTGATGATCCTCCACGCTGCCAGGATCCACAGGATAGAGAGTGTTCTCCTCCAAAGCAGCACAGGACAGGGTCTGGGACAGGCCATTCTCAGTAGGCCTCCAGAGCTACAGCTCATCACTCCACACTAG